In Mucilaginibacter sp. KACC 22063, the genomic stretch CTGAATAGCTCAAACTTGCTGTTTGTGCGTTATTGGTAAGCGCACTTGCCGTATTTAAAGGCGTATAGCTGAAATTATAAGTATAATAATAAAAGGGACCACCAGGTTCGGAATACGTACCATTGGTGGGTATTGACCTTTGATCTCCAATTGCTGAAATGACGTTTACCCGGCTTATTTTGCTGTAATACTGAAATGTCGCAACATAACTTACATTGTAATACCCCAGCTCGCTGGAACCCACTTGTTGTTTAGTCGTCCATATGTAAGAACCATAGCCTGTGGTCGCATCATCATCATTGGTCTTCAACGTCGAGTTGGTTTTTAATGACTCGGTAGAGACCTTTTTAATTGTGGTTGAAAGCGTGTTTGGCACAACATGAATCCCTTTTGCTAAAGACGAGAACATAGCCAGGGAATCATCCAGCGCTTTCAATTCATTTTCCGTAAGCACATCATTGTTAGCACCGCTTTTAGATATGATTTTTAAATTGGGATATTTTGCAATCAACTGTTCTAATTGCAAGTCTGCCGTGGCTTTCAATCTAGTGTCATTGTCTTTTTTACAAGCAGAAAAAATAAAGGCAACAATGGCAATAATCAATAATGGATTTTTTTTCATGTGTTAAAGTTTGTTAAACAAATTTAACTACAAAATCAATATCGCTTTTTATGATATTATCTGATATCGGGCATATATTGATTAAGTATTTAAAATTGACCTTTTTGAGATTACTTCCAAACACCCGTTTCAATTAATGCCTTACCAGTAAAATCTTGGGAGAAGCAACTATGCCAATTGAGTGACCGATTCCCTTATAATTATATAACACCAGCTCAAAGAATTCATCGTCTTTTATCAACTTGATTTTCACCGCATCAACCTAAGCTCGGAAACTGAAGTTATTAAGAGCTTTAATCAGCTGGACGAACTGGGAAAATACATTATCGTTAATTCACGGGTTGACGGGGGAAAACCTCGAAATTTTTTAACAAGCCTGCAATAGCCGAAAAAGCGACGGATTAAAGCTAGTTGATAACTGTTATTGAATGACGGTGGTCAATCAACTCAGAATTCTTTATGAAAGTCGAAGCTGATTCAATGAGTATGATAACAGGACATTATTAACTGGCAAGTGATGCTGTTACTAAAGGGAGATTAAATTTATGAAATTTATATTTTTTAAAATTAAAATCTTTTTAACTTTAAATATATTTTAATAAAAAGACTTTAGGGGTGTCCTTAATTGGACTGAGATTATACCCTTTGAACCTGATCCAGGTAATGCTGGCGAAGGGAAAAGTGATAACTGATATAGTTATATTTCTTTTCTAAGGGACACCCTTGAAGCTTTCATCATCTAAGAAATGCTTCATTTGCGAACAACTCTTAACGTGGTCCATTACATGGGGATTTTTAAATGGAATTTCCTTTGCAGGGTTAAAGCTGCTGATGATAGCTGATACTTTTATAAATCTCCAATTCTAATTGAGAACTATAATCGCTATCATATCATTTACCATGACCGGAATTCCATTTCCTTAGCGGAAGCTTTGACGATGGGTATTCATTCCATGCCAAACGGCTATTTTATTGGTAAAACGACCTGGGGTGCTGCGGGGCCCGATTGCAGAACATTCGATATTAACGATGGCCGTTTGCTGTAGGGGCAGTCATGAAGGTACAAACCTCTTTTGCGGCTTTTAAATACATAGATAACAAAAGATATGAAGGTGAAGGGTTTCCTCCGGATCTGATGGTGCCTTTCAACCCAATGCCTTAAACAATGGTTACGACGCGTAGCTGGATGCTGCTATTAAACACTTAAATAATTAAAACAACTATGAAAATGAAAATCTTATTCCCGGTCTTATTAGCGATTCTGTTTGTCAATCACGCCAGTGCACAAAATCAAACCAAGCGGTATTGTGAGCTTTTTGTACACTATACAAATACCAATGCAAATCAGTCACCATTTCCTGTGGAAATAAAATTAAGCTATGGCATTGACAATCAACCTGCAACCCAGGATACAATAACAATACGTAAAATAAAAAAAGTTGAAAACTATAAGACAATTAGCGATGGCCTGGACTATATGAACAGTTTAGGCTGGCAGGTTGAAAGCCTGGTTAATGTTGGAAATGTCATCAGAATTTTTTTGAGTACGAAGTTATAGTATTTAAGATTTACAGAAGCAAACAACTTTACCGTTCAGTCTCACAGTTCAGTAAAAGCTAAATTTAACTGCCTCAATGCAAGTCTATAAATATTCAGTCGTAATGACCATCGGCGAATCAGACAGTAGCGCTATCACCGGTATACAAGCGGATTTAAAAACATTCTCTGCATTGGGATGCTTCGGCAGTTCGGTAATTACGTCAGTCAATGCACAAAATACACAGGACATTGTCTTACGCCATCCTGTCCCTATCGCCTTCATAAAAAGTCAGATTGAAGCTGTTCTGGAAGATATCCACCCGATAACGGTTAAAATCGGAAGATTGACCGACCCGGATACGGTAATTGCGATAGCGGAAACGCTTAAGAAATATCCCGGATTAACAATTATCGTCCAACCAGAAGCCATTGATCGGTTTGGAAAAAGTACCGTCTCACCGGCGGCAGTGGTTGCAATAAGAGAGCGTCTTTTCCCACTGGCGAAACTGATAACAATAACTATAGATGAGGCTCTGCTCTTTAGCGCACATGAATGTGCTGAACAGCAGGCAGACCTGCGGACGGTAGCCTTTGCGATGCTTAAGATAACGGACTGCGTATTGATTAGCAATATGGTAAGTCAGGGACACCATTTGCACAGCATTCTCGCAACTAAAGATGGGTATGAAAAAGTATTTAACCAAACCAATGTCATTACCAATAATATGAACGGGGTAGCCTGCACACTGGCCTCGGCCATTGCGGCTTATGCAGCAAAGGGGCTACCTATCACCGAAGCTGTTCCGAAAGCGATTGAATATGTTCTGGCGAAAGCTATGCCAGCTTCCTGAAGAAAAATATCTTTGATCCTCTGCGTATGAAGCGCACTTTTGTTTTTAACAGAAGATTGCATCCAAGGAAGATCGACAATTACGCATTTGGCTACATTTACTCTAAGTACCTCGGGAAATATCTCCTGCCGGATTCCATTGAAAAGGCTAAAGTGGTGTATTGGCTGGATGGCGTAGTTGGGGATGGCACCGTTAACTTAACCGTTTTGAATTTACTTAAATGGGACCGTGCACTTTATACCAATAAACTGATCTCCAAAACGGATATGCAGCAGGTGTTCTCTCCTGCTAAACTTGATGATGGGTCGTTCACCAAATATGGTTTCGGATGGAAGATCGAGCAACATACTGACTATGGCAAGGTGGTGCGGCATAGCGGCGGCTGGCCAGGATATAAAAGCGACATAGAAAGGCACACCGATAATGATAAAACAATCATCGTTTTACAGAATCACTACGATGCTGCCGAACCAACCAGGAGTATCAGGAGCATTTTATATAATCAGCCATAGTCACACCGTAACAATGATGACCTGTGCAAAAATTCGATTGTAATTAAGTGATTTCCTGTCGTTTCTTATCGAAATACTTGCACAGGTCTTAGAGTACGGGAAATCCAGGCAGCTGTGAAGCTAATCCCGATACACTATCAATTTGATGATAAATGGTTTTGCGTGATGCTACTTCAGTAGTATGGTTATACTTGTCATACAATTGCTCAATCTGGTCAATGTAGGGTTTCTCCTTGGCCCAGTCTAAGGACCCGTATTTATCGGTTCCTTTAAAAAGTAAGTGTTCCAGGTAATGCGCAAGGCCGGTATGATCTTTAGGATCATTGTTACTTCCTGCACGCCCCGATCAGCGTTTGTATGCGCGGTTCCTTTTTATTAACGCTCAGGATAACCGTTAAGCCATTTTTGAGCTTGTAAAACCTTGCATGCATAGGGTCGCCCGTTACATAACGATAGGTGTATCCAGCTTCACTGCCTTGTTTCCATTCGTGCTTTACCTGGGCATGCACCCCGTTATACCTGCAACAACAAATAATGTAAATGCTAACAGATATTTCCCTTTTTTGTAATTCATTTTTCGGTGTAGTGATTTATTGTGCCTTTACTGTTTTGACTTCCTGAGCGCGATTCTTTATCGGAATAGCGTTGCCTGTTGAGCTATAACTATTTAATTCAGTAAAATTGACGATTGCTGGTAATTATATCAATGATTCCATCGAAAATCGTAAATTATATGGAATAACCGCTTTATATCTTGTTTTTTTCTAATTTGGAGGCTGCATTTTACCAATCAGTGTATTTTTTTATTTCGGCAGTTCAATAACCGGCAGTAAATTCCTTTATTGAATCACGATAAATTCTCTATTTTGAACGTAGCCGATCTGGATTGAACCATCGGTATGTACGTGAAATAACGCCGTTTGCAAGAGCAACAGTACCGTTTAAGAGTGATCATCAGCTGTTCAGGTCAGGTTCAAACGCATTACCCTTTTCGATATAATTCAAAAATTCGATTACCATAATATCTAAGAATTTTGACGGCCGCGTCGATTTCCGCATTTTGATTTCAGCGAAACGATGTGAATATCTTGCCAGGCTTACTCCAAAAGCATCTTCACACCACTTTACCAGGGCGGCAATAGTAACCTGGCTGCCCCTCGTGCGCATATAAACATATAAGGCATAAACCAGCTCGACCAAATCTGACTTGTCCGAAGGCCATTTGGCAAGGATACTATTCGCGAAGGGCTTGTTGGTGAAACCTTTAGTTTGAGAATGAGACGTATCGAAGGCGGCATTTTCCCGCCATTGTTTGTTGATGCGCAAGCCTACCCATTTCATTTCAGTGGCGAGGAAATCCTTTAGTTTGTCAGCGACTGACTCATTTTCTTTAAACAGCACCATAGATGATCGCAGTTTAAGCAAATCCAAATGCATTTGTTTCTTTATTAAGGTTAGCTGAAAATGCTTTAGTTTTACAACATCATCATTATCATACTCCACTGATTCATATAAATTAAACATGTATTCCAAAAAAGCGGGATGATTAAAATTGGAGGATATGAGTCGGTCAATTAGGCCACCAGATGTTAATTCTTTTATTTGCCTGAGCGAATCGCCAAATGCTTTGAGATAATCAGCTAAATGGGTGGATGGTTCGATATTTGCCGAAATATCTTTAAAGACAGATTTTAACAGATTTAATAACGCAGGTTCGATGTTGAATTTTGCCAGTATTCCGATCAGCGTATTCACCTGATCGGAAATTGTTATCTTTAATATACTTCTGCTATACCTGTCCGGTACCTCCCGGTCCTCCAGCAAGGTCCCCAACTTTTCCAGGAACACACGCAGATAACCGTGCTTTCGAAATTTTCTATACCTCACATAGATCCGGTCACTTAATGCAGCTAAAGCATTCAAGCAGGACTTTTTTTCATCACCAGCCAAAATTAATTGGATTTGCATGCCCCAGCAAAGCTCTTCCCAACGGGCGAATAAATCACTCCTTTGAACCTGTAAATCATCCAGCCTGTCAATCATTTCCCATAGCCGGAACAGTTCCATCAATTGGTCAATCATATGCGATTCAACTTTTCCGATGACCATGGCTTTAACCAAATGTACATCACTATTTCGTCGGCATATTCTTTTTGATTTCTTGCAAAGTGCGCAGTCGTTATATTATGACTCAATTGCTCCTCGGCTGCCGGGTATCGGATAAGCCACGCCTGCGGTTTACATGATGTGTCATTCATAGCAAACAATATTAGTTATGAAATAAGCTAACCCACTATTCCTTCCTCATCCTGATAAAGGCGCTTAACGGCCAACATTCGTCCAAACTCAGGAGCTTAAGAAGATTAACTTTTAATTAATAACAAAGGTTGGTATTCAAAACTGTCAGTGTCAAGTGCCTTTTCGTACAAAAATTGAGGCACCGAATAGAAAAAACCTGAAGTATGACGTAATCAGCGCTTTTTTTCGGAAAAACGGGGCGATTCATTTGCAGGCTTTAGCGGGTTTAACTTATATTTGAATGAGTGATAGAGATCATCCCCGTTTATTCTGCTATTTTTTACTTTCATGGGAGCTGAATTAAAAAAGGAAGAACTGCTTTTACTACACACAAAAATTTCCGATCTCCCCGTTTCTGAACATTTACTCATGGGGTGTAGAAAGATGGGCTTTGGCAACCTGCAGGAAATCATCGATCTCGGTTGGAGCAGGCTCATGGAAAAGAGGGGCTTCACTTTCCGGTGGTTAACTGAATTGACCACTTTATTGGAAAGTCGGAAAATGCTTCATTTATTGCAGGCAGGCCCTAATCCATCGGAGGGTGTTCATTGATCCACTGGACAGCTTTTAGGAAATACGATTTTACTTTATCGGAGGTAAGCTTTTTGGGATTATTATATCTGTTCTTGACATAACCGGTGGAAAAAATTTGCTGGTGATCCGTCTCGATATGTTTGGCTATGTAATCAAAATAAGTAACTTTTTTCATGCCTGTAAAAAAGCCGATTTCAATCAACACACGGAAAAAATAGACGACCTGCTCCACCGTTGCAGATACCCGGAGAAAATAAGGACTAAAGAGCCTGTTTTCCCATTTTTTGTATGTAATCCTGGATTGTATCCGTAAGTGCTTCTTCAGCATGATTTCCTCCTCTTCCAGCGCTTGAGCAAGGATAGCGCTCAGGGATGATGTACCATTCTCGTAGCCATTACCTTTATAGACCGGGACGGATCGCAGGTCACGGATCTTTCCTGCAACCTTGACCAGTTCATCCTGATAAAATTCGACTTGATCGTAATCCGTTTGCATTGCTTTGGTATAATAACAGATCAACGGAAAATAATTGAAATTTAACCGGATCAGGTCAAGGAAAAGCCGCGTGCGTAGCTCAGGCCCGGTGTAATTATTGACCAATTGATAAAGAGCGGTCACAAAGGTCGTCAGGTAATTTAGCTCCCGGCTATTTTGGACGGGGCGATAGGCCGGTTTGGACAACACGTTAAGATAATCCCCGATGAGTTTCATCAGCGCTTTATCTTCGCCGCTGGCCGTAAGTGCCCGGATGATCGTGGCCGCCATCTTTTGGTTTTCGGTAGCGAATGCCTGTTTTAATGCCAGCGGTACTTTGAGCTGGTCATTAAATGCGGAAGCATAATTTTCTTTTAAGTATAGGTAAACGTCATTTAAGGCTTGAAGCAGGCGGCTGATCAGGGAATGAGCAGGGTTGTTATCCATCGGATTTGGCAGTCGACCGACATACCGGTCCGACACTTTGCAGATCTCAGTTTGCAGGTATTCAATGTACGCTGATTTACGGCCTTGGTCCCCGTTAAAATGATAGATCGTTTCCCGTATGGTTTGTACGGCCCGTTCCCTTTCGTTGGTCATCAATTCAAGGGCATTAGCTAAGCATTCCTGGCTGTATCCACCCGGTGCGTTTTGTAGAAGCTCCTGTATCAGGAGCTCCATGGCTGCTATTGTTTTCATAGGTTTATCGTATAAATGCGATGCTTAGCCCGTATATCGCTTTGTTTTTGCTGCGTCAAAGGTCCATTGTAATACCTGCCTGATCGTTCTGATGATTTCTGCCCGATCAGCTTCTGAATGAATATTGATGCCGCATAGCGTGCTATGATTCGTCCGCGTATGCAATACCAGGTAATAGATGCCTGACACCAAAAGGGCGGCAACCGCCTTGAAACTAACCCCGGATCCTTCAAAAATCGGGTCGGTATGATTAAAGAACTCTCTGGCAAGGCTTTCCCTTATCCCGCCGATATCATCCATTATCGAGCACTTTTCCGTAATCTCCCAAAGAATGAGCTGCTGCATTTCTTCGTCCCGGTAGAAGTAGTCAAACTGTTTTTCCAATACATAGACGAGCATTTCTTGCAGTCCGCGTTTCTTGTGCATCTTTTCAAGCATCTTCGAAAGTTGCGTTTTCGAACTCATCCAATAATCTTTTTCAGCGATATATATGGAGATCAGCTTATCCATGGTGCCGAAATATTTGAATATCAGGCTTGTGGTTACATCTGCTTCCCGTGCGATAATCCTTGCAGTTAAACCTTTATAGCCTTTCTTTTTAATAACGCTACCGACCGCTTCGATCAGTTTATGCTCTGTAAGCGGCCTGTTGTTCGTTCTGCTTGAAACTCTTTTATATCCTGTCTTCATTGGTATGTTTTACAGCTAAATTTCTATCAAACTCTTGTGATGCTTTGAGATGCCAATCTCATTGTCCACCCGGGCAAAAGCCTTCAACGCTTTGTCAAGTTGTTCTTTAGTATGGGTAGCCATGAGGCTCATTCTTATCCTCGCATCTTTCCTGGACACAGCAGGATAAATAATCGGGTTGGTATAAATGCCCTGTTCCAACAGTAAGCGACCAGCCTCTCCTGTTTTTTTGGGGTCTCCGACCTTAACCGGGATAATAGCCGATTCCGTTGTACCTATGTCCATGCCCAGGTTAAGCAACCCCTCCCGGAAATAGTGGATATTTTCCCAAAGTTTAGTCATCCATTGCGGTTCTTCCTGCAGCAATATCATCGATTGAAGTATGGCCGCAATATCGGCGGGTGTTCCTGCCGCTGAAAACAGGTGTTGCCGAGACTGAAATTTTAAAAGTCGGATCAATTCTGGACGTCCTACGACGTAACCCCCGATACTGGCAAATGTCTTACTGAAGGTGCCGGTAATGAGGTCTACTTCTCCCAGCAAATCATAAAGCTCCAATACACCGCGCCCGGTTTTCCCGATTACACCGATACCATGTGCATCATCTATGACCAGGTAGGCACCGTAATTTTTAGTAAGCGCAAGGATCTTGTCCACCGGGGCCATATCACCATCCTGCGAATACACCCCATCGATGACGACCATTTTAGTCCGGTAATTGTGCTGCGCGCTTTTCAGAACGTGTTCCAGCTTATCCAGGTCATTATGCAGGAAAGTTTTAACATTAGTCAGAAGGCCTCCTTCCTGGACACTCGCGTGTACAGCCATGTCAAAGATGGCGATGTCCTCTTTTTTCATCAGGCATTGAATAGTAGCGCTGTTTGAAGTATAACCTGTCGTATATAAAATGGCGCTGTCTTTATCCCGATTAAAGAAACCTGCGACAGCCTCTTCCAGTTGCTGATGAAAGCTAAAGTGCCCGCCGATGGCAGGGGATGCCCCCGAACCGGTACCATATGCTATAACCGCATCGATAGCTGCTTGTTTAACTTTTGGGTGCTGGGTAAAACCAAGGTAATCGTTCGATACCAGCCCGACCAATGGTTCCGGTTTCGCTCTGCCAGGAAGCATTACTTGTATTTCGGGACCGCATCCCGAGGTACAGACCATCCGGTAATTGAGGTGTCCGCGATCATCTAAAAAGTCTAAATAGTTACTGAATAGTTCGGCCCTGGCGTACATGTTGTAGCCCCGAATGTTTTCAAAATCCTTGAAACTGGCCTTCTCAAAGTCGATTTCCATAGTAATAGGGGTAAGTATTTTGAAGCTTACCCTTAAATTTAGAACGCAAAAAATTAAGAAGCGGTCACTTTTGCTGTTTTTTAATGTTTTTTTAACTTTTTGTTATCTGTGCTTTATTAATCAATTTAGAATTGAAAAAATAAATAAATAATTAGCAATTGTGAGGGCTAATTTGGTGTAATATTGAAATTTTGATAAAAAAATGAACTCTTTTTGTTGGGTGTCTTAATTTTGCCGGAAAAGGACACTTGACTGCGATTTTGAAAAAACTTTCATTTGCACTTTGCCCGCCTTAAACTTTTATTATCCTGGGAAAAAAATTTTTTTCAAAAATGAGAAAAGTCGATTTTGGACGTCAGATTTTAAGCATCAGTTTTAAAAAGTTGAGTAATAGAGCGATTGTGGTTGTGGCTTCAGCACTTGCATGAAGGAAACATTGATCGAATACACTTTTCCTAACGGATTGATTTCCCGGGAAGATACCGGGAAGTTGCCAAAGGAATGCCGTTTATATCTCAGTTACGCCCGGGCTACACTTTATCAACTGCGGGAAGGA encodes the following:
- a CDS encoding TetR/AcrR family transcriptional regulator; translated protein: MKTGYKRVSSRTNNRPLTEHKLIEAVGSVIKKKGYKGLTARIIAREADVTTSLIFKYFGTMDKLISIYIAEKDYWMSSKTQLSKMLEKMHKKRGLQEMLVYVLEKQFDYFYRDEEMQQLILWEITEKCSIMDDIGGIRESLAREFFNHTDPIFEGSGVSFKAVAALLVSGIYYLVLHTRTNHSTLCGINIHSEADRAEIIRTIRQVLQWTFDAAKTKRYTG
- the thiD gene encoding bifunctional hydroxymethylpyrimidine kinase/phosphomethylpyrimidine kinase, whose amino-acid sequence is MTIGESDSSAITGIQADLKTFSALGCFGSSVITSVNAQNTQDIVLRHPVPIAFIKSQIEAVLEDIHPITVKIGRLTDPDTVIAIAETLKKYPGLTIIVQPEAIDRFGKSTVSPAAVVAIRERLFPLAKLITITIDEALLFSAHECAEQQADLRTVAFAMLKITDCVLISNMVSQGHHLHSILATKDGYEKVFNQTNVITNNMNGVACTLASAIAAYAAKGLPITEAVPKAIEYVLAKAMPAS
- a CDS encoding aminotransferase class I/II-fold pyridoxal phosphate-dependent enzyme; protein product: MYARAELFSNYLDFLDDRGHLNYRMVCTSGCGPEIQVMLPGRAKPEPLVGLVSNDYLGFTQHPKVKQAAIDAVIAYGTGSGASPAIGGHFSFHQQLEEAVAGFFNRDKDSAILYTTGYTSNSATIQCLMKKEDIAIFDMAVHASVQEGGLLTNVKTFLHNDLDKLEHVLKSAQHNYRTKMVVIDGVYSQDGDMAPVDKILALTKNYGAYLVIDDAHGIGVIGKTGRGVLELYDLLGEVDLITGTFSKTFASIGGYVVGRPELIRLLKFQSRQHLFSAAGTPADIAAILQSMILLQEEPQWMTKLWENIHYFREGLLNLGMDIGTTESAIIPVKVGDPKKTGEAGRLLLEQGIYTNPIIYPAVSRKDARIRMSLMATHTKEQLDKALKAFARVDNEIGISKHHKSLIEI
- a CDS encoding RteC domain-containing protein, with amino-acid sequence MVIGKVESHMIDQLMELFRLWEMIDRLDDLQVQRSDLFARWEELCWGMQIQLILAGDEKKSCLNALAALSDRIYVRYRKFRKHGYLRVFLEKLGTLLEDREVPDRYSRSILKITISDQVNTLIGILAKFNIEPALLNLLKSVFKDISANIEPSTHLADYLKAFGDSLRQIKELTSGGLIDRLISSNFNHPAFLEYMFNLYESVEYDNDDVVKLKHFQLTLIKKQMHLDLLKLRSSMVLFKENESVADKLKDFLATEMKWVGLRINKQWRENAAFDTSHSQTKGFTNKPFANSILAKWPSDKSDLVELVYALYVYMRTRGSQVTIAALVKWCEDAFGVSLARYSHRFAEIKMRKSTRPSKFLDIMVIEFLNYIEKGNAFEPDLNS